The proteins below are encoded in one region of Tomitella fengzijianii:
- a CDS encoding TrmH family RNA methyltransferase — protein MVNVIDITDADDPRIDDYRNLNSSDRRPDLPGGKGLVIAEGVLVVQRMIESRFAPHSLLGVDRRLQELGSGLDAVDVPFYRVAAEVMDRCIGFHLNRGVLAAARRSPEPDLDTVLDGARTVAVLEGVNDHENIGSMFRNATGLGIDAVVFGARCADPLYRRAVRVSMGHVLRLPFTHLPEWPAGIAELRSHGFSVVALTPDPEAPMLAEVLHDRGPADRVALLVGAEGPGLRKHTMNACDARARIPMAPGTDSLNVATAAAVAFYERLRSMQLADVG, from the coding sequence GTGGTCAACGTCATCGACATCACCGACGCCGACGATCCGCGGATCGACGACTATCGCAACCTCAACTCGTCGGACCGGCGCCCGGATCTGCCGGGGGGCAAGGGGCTGGTGATCGCCGAAGGGGTGCTGGTCGTCCAGCGGATGATCGAGTCGAGGTTCGCGCCGCATTCGCTGCTGGGTGTGGACAGGCGGTTGCAGGAGCTGGGCAGCGGACTCGACGCTGTCGACGTCCCCTTCTACCGGGTGGCTGCGGAGGTCATGGACCGGTGCATCGGTTTCCACCTCAACAGGGGCGTTCTCGCCGCGGCGCGCCGGTCGCCGGAGCCGGATCTCGACACGGTTCTCGACGGCGCGCGAACGGTCGCGGTGCTCGAGGGCGTCAACGATCACGAGAACATCGGTTCGATGTTCCGCAATGCGACGGGGCTCGGGATCGACGCGGTCGTATTCGGTGCTCGATGCGCAGACCCGTTGTATCGGCGTGCCGTGCGGGTGTCGATGGGGCACGTGCTGCGGCTCCCGTTCACGCATCTTCCGGAATGGCCGGCCGGGATCGCCGAGCTGCGGTCGCATGGCTTCAGCGTGGTCGCATTGACTCCGGACCCGGAGGCTCCCATGCTTGCCGAGGTACTTCATGACCGGGGACCGGCCGATCGCGTGGCGCTGCTCGTGGGGGCCGAGGGTCCGGGATTGCGGAAGCACACCATGAACGCGTGCGACGCGCGGGCCCGCATCCCGATGGCCCCCGGCACGGACTCGCTCAACGTGGCCACCGCGGCCGCCGTCGCATTCTATGAGCGGCTCCGCAGCATGCAGTTGGCCGACGTGGGGTGA
- a CDS encoding DUF2537 domain-containing protein, whose protein sequence is MVRGHVHQEAVNRGRPHHGTVHHGVHHGTGARSGGTARTTPYPAAGTVVSTMMAAWTAVFVAVAGLGLTAVSPWLAIAVNVVAAGVAATVAHRCRLATTVRWIVWGAVPGAILGWAALAVLAL, encoded by the coding sequence ATGGTCCGCGGACACGTGCACCAGGAAGCGGTGAATCGTGGCAGGCCGCATCACGGCACGGTGCATCACGGCGTGCATCACGGCACGGGAGCGCGGTCGGGTGGAACTGCCAGGACGACGCCGTATCCGGCTGCCGGGACCGTGGTGTCGACAATGATGGCGGCGTGGACCGCGGTGTTCGTGGCAGTCGCCGGGCTGGGACTGACGGCGGTGTCCCCGTGGCTGGCGATCGCGGTGAACGTCGTGGCGGCGGGCGTGGCCGCAACCGTGGCCCACCGGTGCCGGCTTGCTACAACGGTGCGGTGGATCGTGTGGGGCGCCGTCCCGGGGGCGATCCTGGGCTGGGCAGCACTGGCGGTTCTCGCGTTGTAG
- a CDS encoding acyl-CoA dehydrogenase family protein, translated as MRRTIFDTDHDAFRDSVRTFISRNVVDRIDEWESAQIVPRELFTEAGAAGFLGMAIPEEFGGGGVPDFRFNMIIGEEFAYAGAGAAGLGLTLHNDICLPYLLSLADDEQKKRWLPGIASGEIISAIAMTEPGVGSDLANIATTAIRDGDEYVLNGSKTFITNGINSDLVIVAAKTDPRQKHKGLSLIVVERGMAGFDRGRNLAKLGLHSQDTAELFFDDVRVPASNLLGEEGKGFAHLMQNLPQERLSIGVAGVAAARAAFDWTKDYVRERKVFGNSVGALPTTRHELAQIATEVEVAQHYVDQAVLSLNAEELSAVDASMAKLWCTELQGRTVDRCLQLFGGYGFMLEYPIARAYADARVTRIYGGTSEIMKEIIGRSLDV; from the coding sequence ATGCGCCGGACAATTTTCGACACTGATCACGATGCGTTCCGCGACAGCGTGCGCACATTCATCTCCCGCAACGTCGTGGACCGGATCGACGAGTGGGAGTCGGCCCAGATAGTTCCGCGTGAACTGTTCACCGAGGCCGGTGCTGCAGGATTCCTCGGTATGGCGATTCCCGAGGAGTTCGGCGGCGGGGGAGTCCCCGATTTCCGCTTCAACATGATCATCGGCGAGGAGTTCGCCTACGCGGGTGCGGGCGCCGCCGGCCTGGGCCTGACTCTGCACAATGACATCTGCCTGCCCTACCTCCTTTCCCTCGCCGACGACGAGCAGAAGAAGCGCTGGCTGCCCGGCATCGCCTCCGGGGAGATCATCTCGGCCATCGCGATGACGGAGCCGGGTGTGGGCTCGGACCTTGCGAACATCGCGACCACGGCCATCCGTGACGGTGACGAGTACGTGCTCAACGGCTCCAAGACGTTCATCACCAACGGCATCAACTCCGATCTGGTGATCGTGGCGGCCAAGACGGACCCGCGTCAGAAGCACAAGGGGCTCAGCCTGATCGTCGTCGAGCGCGGGATGGCCGGATTCGATCGCGGCCGGAACCTCGCCAAGCTCGGCCTGCACTCCCAGGACACCGCGGAGCTGTTCTTCGACGACGTGCGCGTGCCGGCGTCGAATCTGCTGGGGGAGGAGGGCAAGGGCTTCGCCCACCTGATGCAGAACCTGCCGCAGGAACGCCTGTCGATCGGCGTCGCAGGTGTCGCAGCGGCCCGCGCCGCGTTCGACTGGACCAAGGACTACGTCCGCGAGCGCAAGGTGTTCGGCAACTCGGTGGGCGCATTGCCGACGACGCGGCACGAGCTGGCCCAGATCGCCACCGAGGTCGAGGTGGCCCAGCACTATGTGGACCAGGCGGTGCTGTCGCTGAATGCGGAGGAACTGAGCGCGGTCGACGCGTCCATGGCCAAGCTGTGGTGCACCGAGCTCCAGGGGCGCACGGTCGACCGTTGCCTGCAGCTGTTCGGCGGTTACGGATTCATGCTGGAGTACCCGATCGCACGTGCCTATGCCGATGCGAGGGTGACGCGGATCTACGGCGGCACCAGCGAGATCATGAAGGAGATCATCGGCAGGTCGCTCGACGTCTGA
- the sepH gene encoding septation protein SepH, translating to MRELQVIGMDAGGKNVLLQVKGSEDRFSVPADDRLRAAARGDLSRLGQIEVETSSQLRPREIQARVRAGASVAEVAELAGIPESRVERFAHPVLLERGNAADMGRKGHPVRSDGPAVQTLEEIVTIVFRARGLDPEAGEWDAWRTADGEWVVQLSWWAGRSRNSAHWRLYKEGLTGTLNALDDAATELLDPDVNRPLRPIASVPAPTSAPHVGIHGPDVAGVEPDSDAAPEVETAAPRVGTEPGAQAGDAGAAPADGVAAGDGARQDDASGRDRTGTDRPSAEDAEAPADDASPAEPRPGRDEESEDALIPHPSPHTRGKARKHKPTMPSWEDVLLGVRSNANG from the coding sequence GTGCGAGAACTTCAAGTGATCGGCATGGACGCGGGCGGCAAGAACGTCCTGCTCCAGGTGAAGGGCTCCGAAGACCGCTTCTCCGTCCCCGCGGACGATCGCCTGCGCGCCGCTGCGCGCGGTGACCTCAGCCGCCTGGGACAGATCGAGGTGGAGACGAGCAGCCAGCTGCGCCCGCGCGAGATCCAGGCACGCGTACGCGCCGGTGCCTCCGTCGCGGAGGTGGCGGAGCTGGCCGGAATTCCCGAGTCCCGAGTCGAACGCTTCGCACATCCGGTCCTGCTCGAGCGCGGCAACGCCGCGGACATGGGCCGCAAAGGGCATCCGGTGCGTTCCGACGGGCCTGCGGTGCAGACCCTCGAGGAGATCGTCACCATCGTCTTCCGTGCCCGCGGATTGGATCCCGAGGCGGGCGAATGGGACGCCTGGCGCACCGCGGACGGCGAGTGGGTGGTGCAGCTGTCGTGGTGGGCGGGGCGTTCGCGCAACTCCGCGCATTGGCGCCTGTACAAAGAGGGGCTCACGGGGACTCTCAATGCTCTCGACGACGCTGCCACGGAGCTGCTGGACCCCGACGTGAACCGGCCGCTGCGCCCGATCGCCTCGGTACCGGCGCCCACGTCCGCGCCGCACGTGGGCATCCACGGGCCCGATGTCGCCGGCGTCGAACCCGACTCGGATGCGGCGCCGGAGGTCGAGACCGCCGCTCCGCGCGTCGGCACCGAGCCCGGCGCGCAAGCGGGCGACGCCGGCGCGGCGCCGGCCGACGGCGTCGCAGCAGGCGACGGCGCGCGGCAGGATGACGCATCCGGGCGGGACCGCACCGGCACGGACCGCCCGTCCGCCGAGGACGCGGAGGCTCCTGCCGACGACGCCTCCCCGGCCGAGCCCCGCCCCGGTCGCGACGAGGAGTCCGAGGACGCGCTCATCCCGCACCCGAGCCCGCACACCCGCGGCAAGGCCCGCAAACACAAGCCGACGATGCCGTCCTGGGAGGACGTGCTGCTGGGAGTCCGCAGCAACGCCAACGGCTGA
- a CDS encoding NCS2 family permease, with amino-acid sequence MADDDAAQAQKDPAAESGTGAATKPRGRLPAVDAFFKITERGSSYTREIRGGVVTFVTMAYIIVLNPLILGSFSEDDAAAHKDVLGNILPVGQVAAVTALVAGVMTIAFGLIAKYPFGFAAGLGINTLLAVSIVPQVTWPEAMGLVVIDGIIIVILAATGFRTSVFNAIPAQLKSAIAVGIGLFIAFIGLVDAGFVRRIPDSANTTVPVGLGIDGSIASWPTALFVFGLLLMGVLVARKVRGGLLIGIVVTTIVAFVVEQIWHIGASAGTNPKGWSMSVPDIPGTLAGLPDLSLVGDFSFGAFARIGVLSASLLVFTLVLANFFDAMGTMTGLGKEAGLADKDGNLPGMGRALIVEGTGAIAGGVGSASSNTVFVDSASGIADGARTGLANIVTGLLFIAAMFLTPLYEVVPLEAAAPALVVVGAMMMSQIKDIDFGRFDVALPAFLTIVVMPFTYSIANGIGVGFITWVVLAAATGKARKTHPLMWLVAIAFVAYFAVGPITDAVT; translated from the coding sequence ATGGCAGACGACGACGCAGCGCAGGCGCAAAAGGATCCGGCGGCGGAATCCGGTACCGGCGCCGCGACGAAGCCCCGGGGCCGGCTGCCCGCTGTCGACGCCTTCTTCAAGATCACCGAGCGCGGGTCCAGCTACACCCGCGAGATCCGCGGCGGCGTCGTCACCTTCGTCACCATGGCGTACATCATCGTGCTCAACCCCCTGATCCTCGGCAGTTTCAGCGAGGACGACGCGGCGGCGCACAAGGACGTGCTCGGCAACATCCTGCCGGTAGGGCAGGTGGCCGCCGTGACGGCGCTGGTCGCCGGCGTCATGACGATCGCGTTCGGGCTCATCGCGAAGTACCCGTTCGGCTTCGCGGCAGGGCTCGGGATCAACACGCTGCTCGCGGTCTCCATCGTCCCGCAGGTGACCTGGCCGGAGGCGATGGGCCTCGTAGTCATCGACGGCATCATCATCGTCATCCTCGCCGCCACCGGATTCCGGACCTCGGTGTTCAACGCGATCCCGGCGCAACTCAAGTCGGCGATCGCGGTGGGCATCGGCCTGTTCATCGCGTTCATCGGCCTGGTGGACGCCGGGTTCGTGCGCCGCATCCCGGACTCGGCCAACACGACGGTCCCGGTGGGGTTGGGGATCGACGGGTCGATCGCCTCGTGGCCGACAGCGCTTTTCGTCTTCGGGCTGCTGCTGATGGGTGTGCTCGTCGCAAGGAAGGTGCGCGGCGGATTGCTCATCGGCATCGTCGTCACCACGATCGTCGCCTTCGTCGTCGAGCAGATCTGGCACATCGGCGCTTCGGCGGGCACCAACCCCAAGGGCTGGAGCATGTCGGTGCCGGACATCCCCGGCACCCTGGCCGGTCTGCCAGATCTGAGCCTCGTGGGCGACTTCAGCTTCGGCGCCTTCGCGCGCATCGGTGTGCTCTCGGCGTCGCTGCTGGTGTTCACGCTGGTGCTCGCGAACTTCTTCGATGCCATGGGCACGATGACCGGGCTCGGCAAAGAGGCGGGCCTCGCAGACAAGGACGGAAACCTGCCCGGAATGGGGCGGGCGCTGATCGTGGAGGGGACGGGCGCCATCGCGGGCGGCGTCGGCTCCGCGTCGTCGAACACGGTGTTCGTCGACTCGGCGTCAGGGATCGCCGACGGTGCCAGGACCGGGCTCGCCAACATCGTGACCGGGTTGCTGTTCATCGCGGCGATGTTCCTCACCCCGCTCTACGAGGTGGTACCGCTCGAAGCCGCAGCGCCCGCGCTGGTGGTGGTCGGCGCCATGATGATGAGCCAGATCAAGGACATCGACTTCGGCCGCTTCGACGTCGCGCTGCCGGCGTTCCTCACCATCGTGGTGATGCCGTTCACCTATTCGATCGCGAACGGCATCGGGGTCGGGTTCATCACGTGGGTGGTGCTGGCCGCGGCGACGGGGAAGGCGAGGAAGACCCATCCGCTGATGTGGCTGGTGGCGATCGCGTTCGTCGCCTATTTCGCGGTCGGCCCGATCACAGACGCCGTGACCTGA